Proteins from one Oncorhynchus masou masou isolate Uvic2021 chromosome 12, UVic_Omas_1.1, whole genome shotgun sequence genomic window:
- the LOC135549642 gene encoding chromatin accessibility complex protein 1-like: MSSNNVEEKVNHASNSKGISLPMTRVKLIMKSSPDVSSINQEALLLTTKATELFVQHLALSSFNNGSGKDQTLLYSDLANTVEEKETFQFLTDILPKKILVRDYLKLLEENPIEEADN; encoded by the exons ATGTCGAGCAACAACGTGGAAGAGAAAGTGAATCATGCATCTAACAGCAAAGGCATATCTCTTCCAATGACTCGTGTGAAACTGATCATGAAAAGTTCTCCCGACGTCTCAAGCATCAACCAAGAGGCTCTTCTCCTCACCACCAAAGCAACA GAACTGTTTGTTCAGCACCTAGCTCTGTCCTCATTCAATAATGGATCAGGGAAAGACCAGACCCTCTTGTACAGTGATCTGGCCAATACTGTTGAGGAGAAAGAGACTTTTCAGTTTCTCACAG ATATCCTACCAAAGAAGATCTTGGTTCGGGATTACCTGAAGCTTCTAGAAGAAAATCCAATTGAGGAAGCAGACAATTGA